In Nostoc piscinale CENA21, the genomic stretch AAGGGGGATTTAGGGGGATCTACAAGTCTTAAATACAACACCAAAAAGTTTTCAGACATACTCTAAATTCTGACTTCTGACTCCTGGGTGCTGAATTCTTACATACAAGCTTAACTGCAAAATAAAAGGGGTGTACGATTGTACGCCCCCAAGGATAATTTACTCTGTGCAAGACATCATCTCAACGGTTCAAGATTGCTAATAGTCAGATATAGTTCTTCATCAGCAATTTGTTGGTTGTAATCAATATTAATTTGTGTTGGGTAGCCAAATTGCGGATCATATTTGACGTTGAGACCTGATGCTTTTTTGGCGATCGCATCATCAATTATGCCAAACAGTTTCGGAATGGAATTATATTGTTGGAAAAGTTCTGCATCAACTGGCTCATTATTGTTGACAGCTTTAATAGAAGCAACTTGACCATTACGCACTGTAATTACTACTGGTTGTGTTGCTTTGGGTACACAGAAACAACTCCGGCTAAATGTAAAGCGATAGTTATTTAGCCTTTGCTGATTCCACAATTGACGATTAACTTTGAGTTGAGTGGAATTTGCATCATTTGGATTTGGTGTTTGTTCATTTTTGGAACCAACCCAACGTTGAGAATTTACAACAGTATCAATTTTATTTTCTAAAGCTGTTAGTGCTTGTGGTGCATTGGGTGAGCCGAGATAATGATTAACAGTTTTCTGACGTTTACCAATAGTTAAAGAAGTAATTGCAGAAGGTGCATCTGTCCGTCCGCCTTGGTAGCTATCAGATAACGAGAAATAGTTTACCTTATTAAATTCTGCAACTAATTTTCTTACTGCTTGGGGACTAATTCTGGCAGTTCTTTTTCCTACAACTTTAACAAATCGCTCTCCTTCGTAGACAACTCTGCCATCAGGAAATATCGTAATTTTATAAATAGGACAAGCACCAAAGCACGCTGTTCTTTGCAGAGTAATAATTCCTGAGCTTGTCTTTTTATTATTTTGATTTAAGATTTGTTGCGAAGAGTTCTGGGCAGTTATTTGTGGCAAATTAACTGTAGATTGTGCGAATACTTGGGCATTCAAAATTATAGATACAAGCAACCCTGTACCGATTACGATAGGCGATCGCATATAATTTCCTGATAAACTAATGAATTAATCTTATAGACAAAACTAATTACAAAAAGTTTCGTTGACAGTTAATAGTTATTGTCGTGATTAACGCCTCACGGCATCAAAGGTTTGGTCAGACATGAGAATAATTCTGAAGATTACGCGCTTAGACAGTGATCAACGCCTTACGGCATCAAAGGTTTAATCAGCGCAACGGTAAAGGCTGGGCAAGTCTCCCCAACTCCTGGTGATCAACGCCTTACGGCATCAAAGGTTTAATCAGTTTCGGACAGTTAAAAGTAAGCGATCGCCTAATTGGAGTGATCAACGCCTTACGGCATCAAAGGTTTAATCAGCTACCGCCGCCGGCGTAGGTGCAAATGTGATAGTCGGGTGATCAACGCCTTACGGCATCAAAGGTTTAAATCTGCTCATTTCCATTATTTTGAGACACCAATTTTAATTAGCCTGTTATCCACTAGAACAACGGTTCCATTTTCTTCAACAGAAACCGTCAAACTGTTGCAGTTCCTAGGCTCGACACAAAAAATAATTCGTCGCCTATCACTAAATCAGGGTTTACGTTTTTGAGTTCGATTGTCTTGCCGTTTGGCGCGATCGCTTTAAAATCTGCCATTATCTTGAAGCCTCCTTCATTGCGTAAGCTAATTTACCAACCCAAATAATCAAGCTGACAATCACTTCAATTGCGAACAAGGTCACGCCAGCCAATAATAAATTCACCCAATCAAGCTTGCCCCACTGCCCAGTTGTTAAGACGAAAAAGAAGTCCGAGAATTTACCGCTTTTAACTGGGGAATAAACGGTGATGCAAATCAGGAAGTCTATGGTGTAGGTGAAGATTTTAAGGGTTTCTAGGTTGCTGATAACCGAAGTCGGGAGGGCATTATATACCCGTTTGAGCATCTTCAGTGTCGGATCGTCATCGTCTTTGATTTTGTATTTTGAGTGACTATCTGCCGACGCGATCGCGGCTTTGATAAACGATTCGTTGTTATACAAAACCAGTGGCAGGACTTCGATTATTTGGATAATCCCCCATAATACCGTACCTAGAATCCAGGTAACACCCTTGCCTAGAATTGCGGCAATCCCGTTGACGATTGGGATGATTGAGATGATTTGCAGGAAGGCGCTGTTAACTGTCTTGCCACTCAATATCCCAATTATTTTTTCATAGGGTTGGATGTTGAGGTATGCGAAGTAGAATGCGGCGCAAACAAGCCCCCAGTAAAGCAGTCGCAACCAAGGATCTTGCTGATTTTGCCTGCGATCGCGCTTAGGCATGGTGAAATTCATTAATTACCTCCTACTGGCTGCGAGTAGATGCCGCCGCGAAACCTTTTCAACCGCTTGGCAATGACATCACGGTTTCCAGTAAACGCGATCGCGCCAACAACCCCGTTATCTTCAACCACACCTGTATTCCCTTGCCCATCACACACTACAGTCCCAGACGGGAGGGGGGTTTCTGTATGCCGATCTGTAAGGGTTTGCCCTTCAAATATAGACACGTAGCGGATATTTGGGTATTCCCCAGCAACTATCGGCAAACAACCTTTGGTATATCGAGTATCAGCGATCTTGGCTTGTTCTTCTTCAAATGCCAGTTGCTGTTCTAGCTTGGTTTGCTTTTCGGAATTGGTGGCGTTTTGCTCTTTGATAGCCGAGAGTGATTGCATATTTCGACTGATGTCACCAGAGGAGAAAGCCAGCGATACCAGAACAGCGCCACCGAAGACGATATTGGTCTTGTGTTTACGCCACGTTCTTGCTGTCAGCATTATTTACCTGCCTCCAGCAAGAAAGCATCCAGATCGAATTCTTTCTCTTGAGATGGAGCGATCGCCTTGACTGCCATCTTCACCCCATCTGAATTACCGCGCACTTCTTCCAAGAATGCGTCTAATACATCTGGTTCTTGATTAATACCGTATCCAGCGATCATCTTTTTGACGCGATCGCGGTCATTGGCAAGTTCAATTACAAAGTTAGATGTTTGTTGAGTGCGACCGAGCAAGGATTTAGCAATCTCCAAATCACCCTGTTCCAATACTTTCCCAATTACTTGGGACTTGATTTGGCTTAAGGCCGCGCCTTGGGCGATCGCTTCTTCTGTCACCAAGCGGATCATTGCCGCCATTAACTGTGGGTTGGAGTGAGTTGAGAATTTGGATGCGTTCCCCGAAGGGGTTGTCGCAGACATCGCTTGTGTTTCAATTGCTGTTAATGGTTGTCCTTGCTCTAATCTATTTTGTTTACCGAGTTCTCGATTTATTTGCTTGAAGGTGTCTTCTAATTGCTCGGTGATTTCAAATGAGAATTCATCACCGTGGGGGTCGATATCTGCACCGTTCTGAGCAAATATAATCAACGCTCTGTCAACAATTTCAGGCGTGTAATCACTTGCAAAATATTCATATAATTTCTCGCGTGTAAAGCTATACATTGTTTTTCACCCACTGTTCAAAGTTTTCACGTTTTAGATCGCTGAAGTTTACTTTCAGGAATTTGATTACTGATTCATAGGAGCGCGATCGCCTCTCAAGTCCCCCTTTCGCCACCAAAATACAAGCAATCAAAAACCTTTGGTAGTTGTCTAGGTAATGCGCCCTAATGCTTCTATCTAGTGGGAAGTACTGCGCTTTTACAGGTGGTACTTGTTGAATTATTTCTGTTTCCCAACGCGCTATGGTTTTACGATTTATTCCGATTAGCTTTCCCCACTCC encodes the following:
- a CDS encoding DUF6174 domain-containing protein; amino-acid sequence: MRSPIVIGTGLLVSIILNAQVFAQSTVNLPQITAQNSSQQILNQNNKKTSSGIITLQRTACFGACPIYKITIFPDGRVVYEGERFVKVVGKRTARISPQAVRKLVAEFNKVNYFSLSDSYQGGRTDAPSAITSLTIGKRQKTVNHYLGSPNAPQALTALENKIDTVVNSQRWVGSKNEQTPNPNDANSTQLKVNRQLWNQQRLNNYRFTFSRSCFCVPKATQPVVITVRNGQVASIKAVNNNEPVDAELFQQYNSIPKLFGIIDDAIAKKASGLNVKYDPQFGYPTQINIDYNQQIADEELYLTISNLEPLR